In Streptomyces sclerotialus, the DNA window GGATGAACCGCACGTCAACGGCCTTCCCACCCTTGATCGCACCATGGTAGTGGCCGAAGGCGAAGACGTGATTCTCGCTGTCGGCGTAGCACTCCCTGCACACGGGGTAGAAGGTCTCCAGCCGCTCGAAGAGAGGGCCGAAGAAATCGTGCGCCACGCTCTCGAAGCCGTTGTACACACCGCCTCCCGGGAAACCGGGGGTGATGTCCCAGACGATCTCCGGATGAATGACTTCCTGGAGAACGTCCGGGGCGGCCTTGGACTCATACATCCGGCGGACGACGGCGATATTCGGTGACTCGGACATGACGTGCTCCCAGACGGTCTATGGATCGGCTGCGACTGAGCTCAGTGGGGATCTGACGGCTACGGCCGTTCACAATTGACAGCTGCTGGCGCGCTGGGATTGACGCACCGGTCTCGTCCCGCTCCGCCGTCGTTCGTGTTCTGCCCCTGGTTGCCGTCGAGGTCGTCGTTGCCGTCCTCGCCCATCAGGGTGTCGTTGTCCTTGCCTCCTCGGAGCTGATCGTTACCGTCGTTGCTCTGCAGCTCGTCGTTGCCGTCCTCGCCGAAGAGCTTGTCATTTCCGCTGTTGGCGTTGGACTCACGAAGCATGTCGTCGCCCGGGCCGCCGTACATCTTGTCGTTGCCTTCGAGCCCGTTGTGGTCGTCGTTGCCCGGCCCACCACGGATCTCGTCGTCGCCGGCCTGGCCCTCGAGCTCGTCCGTTCCGGCCTCGCCGTAGAGCCTGTCGTTGCGCTCCTGCCCGCGGACCATGTCCACATCGGTTGCTCCGAGGCCGCTCGGCCCGGCATAGATGGTGTCCTTACCGGGCCGGCTCCCGGCTCGATCGCCGTAGTCTCCGCAGATCACGTCCGGACCGTCGAGACCGCGGATCGTGTCGTTGCCACCGAGACCGACGATGACGTCACGGCCGTTGGTGCCGATGAGCGTGTCGTTCACTTCAGTGCCCTTTTTCGTCGCTGTCATTCCGAGACACTTCTCATCGACCGTGGTGTCGGCACGGACAGTACCGGGGCTCACCAAGACCGCTCCCACCGCTGCCGCCAACATGGCCATACGCACAACCAGTCGGCATCCAGGACGCGTCCCGCCCCGTGATTCGAACATGGAGAACACTTCCTTCCACCTCATACGAGTGGGGAAAAACGTCGGTCCGCACTCACATGGCGCACCGACGTCCGCGCCGCCGAATACCCTGGTCCGGCTCGTCCTTCACTGCAGGAAATGCCGACGGAGCTGAAATCGGATTGCCGACTGACAGAGCGGGGCACTCCGCACAGCGCAGACTTGATCGCCCAGCGACTTCATTACTGTTCGCGCCAACGGCGGGTCACACTCAAGAGGTTGCCCATCCCCATGGGGGGAGTCAATAGACGCCGCAGCGAGCACATCGGCGCCTCGGCCATGCGGAATCACATCTTCACGATGCATTATTCCAAAAAACAATCGCACATTACTGCTGAGGTCTTCGAGGACTTGAGCCACCGGATGAGACCGTTACAGTACTGATCCTTCTGAAGAGGGAGACTCAGCCACGGCGCGACACCGTCGGGGCCATGGTCAGCGAAGCGCGTCAGCTTCTGGAGAAGCAGAACGACGGACCGCCTGACCGTAGGCACCGCACCTGACCTCCCCGTCGACCGATACCGCGGCCAGACTTCCGACAGGCCGAACTCGGCGCTTCACCACACCTGTCAGGCGGTCAGGAACGTCAGCACCGGGTCAGCATTGGTCCGCCCAGAGACGGTCAGAAACGATCACGTCCGCACTACCGCACGAACCTCACCACGCGGCAGTTGGCGCCGCGCCCGTCTGCGTGCAACCGGGCTGCCGGCGATAGTGTGGAGCACCGCGGAGGAAGCGACGTCCAGCAAATGGATCGGCCCGGGCAGCATGCAACTGTGCTGGCGAGCTTCTCGACGTGCCTGGACGATGGCGCAGCGCGAGCCCCTTGCTCAGTGGGAAGACCCAACTCATCACTTCGTTCGGGTACAGCAGCGCGGTGCCTGGCTCGGCAGCGGGCCCCGCGCCGGGCGGCCCTTCTGGACCCCGTGTTCCGCCTACCCCGGCGTCTCCACAGGTACCGGGGCGACGCTGACGGAAGCAGTTCGTTCTCGAAGACCCCGGCAACACCCTCCGGGCTTCAGTGGAGCGACCTTCTTCATCCTTTCCGCGGGATCTCCGGCAAGCCATCCTGCGGCGTCTCCGAGAGGCGGACTTCACAATGGGGCTGTCCCCCAGCGTCCTTGCCGACGTCAATGCCAACGGGTGCAGCGGAACAGGTCCGAAGTGTTCGTGCGGGTCTCGAATTCATGCCGGAAGGCGGGACATTGAGTGTCATCGGGAGTCTCTGCAGTAGTGGTGATACGGCACGTCGGGCATGAGTTGCTTCCATTCGCGTTCGGTGACCGTG includes these proteins:
- a CDS encoding calcium-binding protein gives rise to the protein MTATKKGTEVNDTLIGTNGRDVIVGLGGNDTIRGLDGPDVICGDYGDRAGSRPGKDTIYAGPSGLGATDVDMVRGQERNDRLYGEAGTDELEGQAGDDEIRGGPGNDDHNGLEGNDKMYGGPGDDMLRESNANSGNDKLFGEDGNDELQSNDGNDQLRGGKDNDTLMGEDGNDDLDGNQGQNTNDGGAGRDRCVNPSAPAAVNCERP
- a CDS encoding nuclear transport factor 2 family protein codes for the protein MSESPNIAVVRRMYESKAAPDVLQEVIHPEIVWDITPGFPGGGVYNGFESVAHDFFGPLFERLETFYPVCRECYADSENHVFAFGHYHGAIKGGKAVDVRFIHIWTVRDGKLVHLRQAADSLVLDRALNG